The following is a genomic window from Desulfotomaculum sp..
TAATAATCTGCTACACATATCTGATTTGCACTTTTGTACTTATCTTTATGAACAAGCGCAGTATAGAAAAGAGACACTTTGTCCCGTTATTGTTATTTCCTGCTCTCCCTTTTATCGGTGGTATACTGCAGGCTATTTATTATGGGTTGGTATTGGTTTGGAGCAGCATAACCCTATCAATCTTAATAGTTTACCACAGCATACAGAACCATAGATTAAGCACTGATTTTTTAACCAACATATACAACCGCAATGAGCTTGAGCAATACTTAAACATAAAAATTCGTAACAGCGCTAATAAAAATTCATTCTCAGGAATTTTTATAGATATCGATAATTTTAAACAAATCAATGACAGCTATGGTCATAAAATGGGCGATAATATGCTGATAGATACCGCCGGATTGATTAGAAAAAGTTTGCGAAAAGATGACTTTTTTGCCAGGTATGGCGGAGATGAATTCATTGTCATTCTGGATATTCAAGATATTTCGGTTTTAGAACAGACAGTCTTGAGAATAAATTCGAATGTAAGAAATTATAACTCAAACAGCGAATACCCTTTTAAACTAAGCATAAGCATGGGTTACGATATTTACGACCCAAAATCCGGTATGGATAAAGATATGTTCATTAAACATATTGACGCCCATATGTATGAAAAGAAAAAATAATAGAAGTTTATAAGAAAACAGATTTAGAGTTTATATTTGTGGGATGACAGCGGGCTTAAAAGGTCTTAAGCTTATTTTCCCGGCCTGGCAAGTGGGAGGAGAGCAGCATGACGGATTCACTTACACTCATACTGCTGGCAGTTATTCTAATAACTTTTATTTTCACACTAACCAACGGACTGCATGACGCCAGTTCA
Proteins encoded in this region:
- a CDS encoding GGDEF domain-containing protein, with the translated sequence MRLSNKMDLLVRLDINIFSLIISALIFFDMYKWDEKQFLQYRLFIALLISNMVLLILDSLSWLFDGHAGPTISLVLTSVCILYYIMNPLPPFLWSLYAHHQVFHDERRTRKLFLPLLIPVIIFALISITSPLTNWLFFLDGNNVYHRGKDFYLVVIICYTYLICTFVLIFMNKRSIEKRHFVPLLLFPALPFIGGILQAIYYGLVLVWSSITLSILIVYHSIQNHRLSTDFLTNIYNRNELEQYLNIKIRNSANKNSFSGIFIDIDNFKQINDSYGHKMGDNMLIDTAGLIRKSLRKDDFFARYGGDEFIVILDIQDISVLEQTVLRINSNVRNYNSNSEYPFKLSISMGYDIYDPKSGMDKDMFIKHIDAHMYEKKK